DNA from Parageobacillus thermoglucosidasius:
GCCCATGAAACTAAGCAATGGCATGAATGACGAATCATCTCGCTTGTTCCTTTTTCTTGATGCGGATATGACTTTGTCGCAAAACGGGACAGCAAGAAACATCGATATACAAACGCTTTTCCGGGAAATATTGGCGCGATGGAATAACCAAGCGGAAAAAAGCGCTGCAATTTCAAGTAACAGTGATTTGGCAGAAAAGCGGCTGTGGCCAAATCGGTTTTTCCCTTCATCTTCGTCCGTTTTTAGTCAAAGCTTTAATTCGCCGTCAGGCAATGCGGCGGCTACGGAGAAAAATAGCAGCATGACGCTGTTTACTGTGCCGTTGCCAGACGGAAATATCGTTGCGCCACAAGCGAACGCGCCAATGATTGTTGTTGACGAGACGTTATCAGGACCAAAAGCGAATGAATCATTTCTCCAACAATTAACAAATATTATCCAATCAGGCCGGTTAACTCGTTTTCAAAATGGAAATGCGCAGCTTGTCATTCGCCTTTATCCTGAACATTTAGGAACATTAACCGTAAAAATCGCGCGGGAACACGGAACGTTGACGGCCAAGCTGATCGCATCGACCGATTCAGCCAAAGAGCTTTTGGATGCCAACTTGTCGCAGCTTTATCACGTTTTGTCAACGGAAAATATAACGGTGGAAAAATGGAACGCATTGGCGCAAGACCGCTAC
Protein-coding regions in this window:
- a CDS encoding flagellar hook-length control protein FliK; the protein is MKIGTNYQPFIPQTVGPPTKAAAKPAAGNGETSPFQQLLAIMGTNAKNEEGNVLVSRERFSEPPKQQEEAAGQMAIEEWLPFLLFIWNNMEDANQTDDASMFANRPIGQAVANNETIARFIQQIDKNMLINQISDVMSEESSPRLLSLLDSDAFVQFIEQMDKNVPMKLSNGMNDESSRLFLFLDADMTLSQNGTARNIDIQTLFREILARWNNQAEKSAAISSNSDLAEKRLWPNRFFPSSSSVFSQSFNSPSGNAAATEKNSSMTLFTVPLPDGNIVAPQANAPMIVVDETLSGPKANESFLQQLTNIIQSGRLTRFQNGNAQLVIRLYPEHLGTLTVKIAREHGTLTAKLIASTDSAKELLDANLSQLYHVLSTENITVEKWNALAQDRYMPAFYQEERGHEQKERQQRKEERPKKQSFHAAFMTEMIDTEA